One segment of Streptomyces sp. NBC_00576 DNA contains the following:
- a CDS encoding phosphotransferase family protein: MPPDDLPGLDLDRLRGLLDGERPGLVHGPLTGRLIEGGRSNLTYAVTDGTTQWVVRRPPLGHVLATAHDMRREHRVISALHPTAVPVPRPVLLCENPENGAAPGAPFYVMEFVPGTPYRTAEQLAPIGPARTRDVVLSLVDTLVELHAVDPAEVGLADFGRPEGFLDRQLRRWGKQLDASRNRELTGIDELQAALGRALPHSSAPAIVHGDYRLDNVLIGEDDRIRAILDWEMSTLGDPLTDLGLLVMYSMPLGAPASPVSTTAEAAGHPSPAELIERYAARSGRDVSAVSWYTAFAWFKLAVILEGIHYRYTLGQTVGAGFDRIGDLVPVFIEHGLTTLHSGLQEG; the protein is encoded by the coding sequence ATGCCCCCGGACGACCTGCCAGGTCTCGATCTCGACCGGCTGCGCGGCCTGCTCGACGGCGAACGCCCCGGACTCGTGCACGGCCCCCTGACCGGCCGGCTGATCGAGGGCGGCCGGTCGAACCTCACCTACGCGGTCACCGACGGCACCACCCAGTGGGTCGTACGACGGCCCCCACTGGGCCATGTCCTGGCCACCGCGCACGACATGCGGCGCGAGCACCGGGTGATCAGCGCCCTGCATCCGACGGCCGTGCCGGTCCCGCGTCCCGTGCTGCTGTGCGAGAACCCCGAGAACGGGGCGGCGCCCGGAGCGCCGTTCTACGTCATGGAGTTCGTGCCGGGCACGCCGTACCGTACGGCCGAGCAGCTCGCCCCGATCGGCCCGGCGCGCACCCGGGACGTGGTGCTGTCGCTGGTGGACACGCTCGTCGAGCTGCACGCGGTGGACCCCGCCGAGGTGGGCCTCGCCGACTTCGGCCGCCCCGAGGGCTTCCTCGACCGGCAACTACGGCGCTGGGGCAAGCAGTTGGACGCCTCCCGCAACCGCGAGCTGACCGGCATCGACGAGCTGCAGGCAGCACTCGGCCGCGCCCTTCCCCACTCGTCGGCCCCGGCGATCGTGCACGGCGACTACCGGCTGGACAACGTCCTGATCGGCGAGGACGACAGGATCAGGGCGATCCTCGACTGGGAGATGTCGACGCTCGGCGACCCGCTCACCGACCTGGGCCTGCTGGTGATGTACAGCATGCCGCTGGGCGCGCCCGCCTCCCCCGTCTCCACGACCGCCGAGGCCGCCGGACACCCGTCCCCGGCCGAGCTGATCGAGCGGTACGCGGCCCGCTCGGGGCGGGACGTCTCGGCCGTCTCCTGGTACACGGCGTTCGCCTGGTTCAAGCTGGCCGTGATCCTTGAGGGCATCCACTACCGCTACACGCTGGGCCAGACGGTCGGCGCGGGCTTCGACCGCATCGGGGACCTGGTCCCCGTCTTCATCGAGCACGGCCTGACCACACTTCACTCAGGTCTCCAGGAAGGCTGA
- a CDS encoding NUDIX hydrolase, whose amino-acid sequence MAGMSTHSHESTPADPADPAAEILDIVDENDEVIGQSPRGEAYARGLRHRCVFIQARDARGRIFVHRRTPTKLVFPSLYDMFVGGVVGAGESYDGAALREAEEELGVTGLPRPEPLFKFLYDNGAGQSWWSAVYEVRCELPVHPQVEEVAWHEFLSEDEVERRLGEWEWVPDGLAAYEHLRAYRSPKSP is encoded by the coding sequence ATGGCAGGCATGAGCACTCACTCCCACGAGAGCACTCCCGCTGATCCCGCTGATCCCGCTGCCGAGATCCTCGACATCGTCGACGAGAACGACGAGGTCATCGGCCAGTCCCCACGGGGCGAGGCGTACGCGCGCGGTCTGCGCCACCGCTGCGTCTTCATCCAGGCCAGGGACGCCCGGGGCCGGATCTTCGTCCACCGCCGCACCCCCACCAAGCTGGTCTTTCCCTCCCTGTACGACATGTTCGTCGGCGGAGTCGTGGGCGCGGGCGAGTCGTACGACGGCGCGGCCCTGAGGGAGGCCGAGGAGGAACTCGGCGTCACGGGTCTGCCCCGCCCCGAGCCCCTCTTCAAGTTCCTGTACGACAACGGCGCCGGCCAGAGCTGGTGGTCGGCGGTGTACGAGGTCCGCTGCGAGCTGCCCGTCCACCCCCAGGTGGAGGAGGTCGCCTGGCACGAGTTCCTGTCGGAGGACGAGGTGGAACGGCGGCTGGGCGAATGGGAGTGGGTGCCGGACGGCCTGGCGGCGTACGAGCACCTCAGGGCGTACCGGTCGCCGAAGAGCCCGTAA
- a CDS encoding YidH family protein — translation MIDFARNVRLWFAPQGIGEEGRTPDYRFSLANERTFLAWLRTALALIGGGFAVDQFLPDLRWGWRVGLALALLAAGVLCSLRAVNHWVRCEQAMRRGEDLPVSRFPALLSLAVAVVAVAMVVVVLVRGTG, via the coding sequence GTGATCGATTTCGCACGGAACGTCCGCCTGTGGTTCGCCCCCCAGGGGATCGGCGAGGAGGGCCGCACCCCCGACTATCGCTTCTCCCTGGCCAACGAGCGCACTTTCCTGGCCTGGCTGCGTACCGCGCTGGCGCTGATCGGCGGCGGCTTCGCCGTGGACCAGTTCCTGCCCGACCTGCGCTGGGGCTGGCGCGTGGGGCTGGCGCTCGCGCTGCTGGCGGCCGGTGTGCTGTGCTCGCTGCGCGCCGTCAACCACTGGGTGCGGTGCGAGCAGGCGATGCGGCGGGGCGAGGACCTGCCGGTGTCCCGCTTCCCGGCGCTGCTGAGCCTCGCGGTCGCCGTGGTCGCCGTCGCCATGGTGGTCGTCGTGCTGGTCCGGGGGACCGGATGA
- a CDS encoding DUF202 domain-containing protein — MSDAGAREAGASEAGARDPGLQPERTRLAWRRTTLSSTVAAVLAGKTALHGGQSAAGITVCAVCCALWLCFLAVAHRRIRTLSATGDDGPPPLAARHATAATLCTVALAVCGVALVL; from the coding sequence ATGAGCGACGCGGGGGCGCGCGAGGCAGGGGCGAGCGAGGCCGGGGCACGGGATCCCGGGCTGCAACCGGAGCGGACCCGGCTGGCGTGGCGGCGTACGACGCTGTCGAGCACCGTCGCCGCCGTGCTCGCCGGGAAGACCGCACTGCACGGCGGGCAGTCGGCGGCCGGGATCACCGTCTGCGCGGTGTGCTGCGCGCTGTGGCTGTGCTTTCTGGCCGTCGCCCACCGACGTATCCGCACGCTCTCGGCGACGGGCGACGACGGTCCACCGCCGCTCGCCGCCCGGCACGCCACCGCGGCGACCCTGTGCACGGTCGCCCTGGCGGTGTGCGGGGTGGCGCTCGTCCTCTGA
- a CDS encoding NADP-dependent oxidoreductase produces the protein MKAITYSRFGGPDVLEYTEDAPDPTVGPDSVLIKVRAASVNPVDWKCREGHLAGLLDAVFPVTPGWDVSGVVVRPGVSVSEFAVGDEVMGYVREDFLSRGTFAEYVAAPVRTLARKPRNLSFEEAAGLPLVGLTAYQVLARSLGVRTGETVLVHAAAGGVGSVAVQLARRHLGAAHVIGTASTRNHDFVRELGGDPVTYGEGMADRVRKLAPKGVDAVFDTVGGDTLRDSVELLAPGGRLVSIADPDVVGLGGRYYFVRPDAVDLAHLSDLVEQHVFSLHVSETFPLERAAEAHRLNAEGRTRGKIVVTVDWTEEA, from the coding sequence ATGAAGGCCATTACCTACAGCCGGTTCGGCGGTCCCGACGTCCTGGAGTACACGGAGGACGCCCCGGACCCCACAGTCGGGCCCGACTCCGTGCTGATCAAGGTGCGGGCGGCGTCGGTCAACCCGGTGGACTGGAAGTGCCGCGAGGGCCACCTCGCCGGCCTCCTGGACGCCGTCTTCCCGGTGACACCGGGCTGGGACGTCTCCGGGGTCGTGGTCCGCCCGGGTGTCTCCGTCTCCGAGTTCGCCGTGGGGGACGAGGTCATGGGTTACGTACGCGAGGACTTCCTCTCGCGCGGCACCTTCGCCGAGTACGTCGCCGCCCCGGTGCGCACCCTCGCCCGCAAGCCCCGCAACCTCTCCTTCGAGGAGGCGGCCGGGCTGCCGCTGGTCGGGCTCACCGCCTATCAGGTGCTCGCCAGGTCGCTCGGCGTCCGCACGGGCGAGACCGTCCTCGTGCACGCGGCGGCGGGCGGGGTCGGCTCCGTCGCCGTCCAGCTGGCCCGCCGCCATCTGGGCGCGGCGCACGTCATCGGCACGGCGAGCACACGCAACCACGACTTCGTGCGCGAACTGGGCGGCGACCCGGTGACGTACGGCGAGGGCATGGCCGACCGGGTGCGGAAACTGGCCCCGAAGGGCGTCGACGCGGTGTTCGACACCGTCGGCGGCGACACGTTGAGGGACTCCGTGGAGCTGCTGGCTCCCGGGGGCCGCCTGGTGTCGATCGCGGATCCGGACGTCGTCGGCCTCGGCGGTCGCTACTACTTCGTACGCCCCGACGCCGTGGACCTCGCGCACCTCTCCGACCTGGTCGAACAGCACGTGTTCTCGCTGCATGTGTCCGAGACGTTCCCCCTGGAACGCGCGGCGGAAGCACACAGGCTGAACGCCGAGGGCCGTACCAGGGGCAAGATCGTGGTGACGGTGGACTGGACCGAAGAGGCCTGA